A single region of the Sphingobium sp. EP60837 genome encodes:
- a CDS encoding OsmC family protein, producing MKINRSGSAVWSGGLKDGKGAITTQSGALDAHPYGFAMRFEGVPGTNPEELIAAAHASCFTMALSLILGEAGLTAEKMETNAVVTLEQQEGGFAITASKLTLKAKIPGASDAQFQELAGKAKANCPVSKLLNAEISLDAELLG from the coding sequence ATGAAGATCAATCGTAGCGGATCAGCGGTTTGGAGCGGTGGCCTTAAGGACGGAAAGGGCGCGATAACCACCCAAAGCGGGGCGCTGGACGCGCATCCCTATGGCTTTGCGATGCGGTTCGAAGGCGTGCCGGGCACAAATCCCGAAGAATTGATCGCGGCTGCCCATGCGTCTTGCTTCACCATGGCGCTGTCGCTGATTCTGGGCGAGGCCGGGCTGACGGCGGAGAAGATGGAGACCAATGCCGTGGTCACGTTGGAGCAGCAGGAGGGCGGCTTTGCGATTACCGCGAGCAAGCTGACGCTGAAGGCGAAAATTCCGGGAGCGTCGGACGCGCAGTTCCAGGAACTGGCCGGGAAGGCGAAGGCCAATTGCCCCGTATCCAAGCTGTTGAATGCGGAGATCAGCCTGGACGCGGAACTGCTAGGCTGA
- a CDS encoding PRC-barrel domain-containing protein, with product MSGPEAENPGDLIASDRVEGTAVYNRAGDRLGHISNFMVDKRSGQVRYAVLSFGGFLGLGNDRYPLPWSILNYNKDKGGYVVDLDREKLDEAPRHLPGVQPDYDEAYGRSVFSYYGLIYPW from the coding sequence ATGAGCGGCCCAGAAGCAGAAAATCCCGGCGACCTGATCGCATCGGATCGGGTGGAAGGCACGGCCGTCTATAATCGCGCAGGCGACAGGCTCGGCCACATTTCCAACTTCATGGTGGACAAGCGCAGCGGCCAGGTGCGCTACGCCGTCCTGTCCTTTGGCGGCTTCCTTGGCCTCGGCAACGATCGTTACCCGCTGCCCTGGTCCATACTGAACTATAATAAGGACAAGGGCGGCTACGTGGTGGATTTGGACAGGGAAAAGCTGGACGAAGCTCCCCGCCATCTGCCGGGCGTTCAGCCCGACTATGACGAAGCCTATGGCCGCAGCGTCTTTTCCTATTACGGGCTCATCTATCCTTGGTGA
- a CDS encoding RBBP9/YdeN family alpha/beta hydrolase produces the protein MDRFGHLGDARLPTVLTIPGLNNSGPGHWQTLWEGSRGDCQRVDLGSWASPNRNAWVTRLDAAIREANGPIILAAHSLGCLAVAWWGALQSQAYGWPVTGALLVAPPDCDRMETPETIGGFGPTPRAQLPFPSYVVASRNDPYIFFERAHSVAKNWGSTFVDAGFSGHINAESGLGEWDFGQALLDQLIDNAHEQASVMRQMRPAIPLQHNERRMSAMRLIS, from the coding sequence ATGGATCGATTCGGACATCTGGGTGACGCACGCCTTCCGACCGTGCTGACCATCCCGGGTCTCAATAATAGCGGGCCAGGTCATTGGCAGACCCTATGGGAAGGATCGCGCGGCGATTGCCAGCGGGTCGATCTTGGCAGTTGGGCCAGCCCCAATCGCAATGCCTGGGTCACGCGCCTGGACGCCGCCATCCGGGAAGCGAACGGCCCCATCATCCTTGCCGCCCACAGCCTTGGGTGCCTGGCGGTCGCATGGTGGGGCGCGTTGCAGAGCCAGGCTTATGGCTGGCCGGTGACAGGAGCGCTTCTGGTCGCCCCGCCCGACTGCGACAGGATGGAAACGCCCGAGACGATCGGCGGATTCGGCCCGACGCCGCGCGCGCAACTGCCCTTCCCCTCCTATGTCGTCGCCAGCCGCAACGATCCCTATATCTTCTTCGAACGGGCTCACAGCGTCGCGAAAAATTGGGGAAGCACTTTCGTCGATGCGGGCTTCAGCGGCCATATCAATGCCGAATCGGGCTTGGGCGAATGGGACTTCGGCCAAGCGCTGCTCGACCAGCTGATCGACAATGCCCATGAACAGGCGTCGGTCATGCGCCAGATGCGGCCAGCCATCCCCCTCCAACATAATGAAAGAAGAATGAGCGCAATGCGGTTGATCAGTTGA
- a CDS encoding YezD family protein encodes MSDHRPIEFARNGRADGQRHDISVSIDKVRGVLEALRFGSITLTVHDARVVQIDVTEKTRLTA; translated from the coding sequence ATGAGTGACCATCGACCGATTGAATTTGCCCGCAATGGCCGCGCAGACGGCCAGCGGCACGATATTTCCGTAAGCATCGACAAGGTTCGCGGGGTGCTTGAAGCGCTGCGTTTCGGGTCGATCACCTTGACCGTGCATGATGCGCGCGTCGTCCAGATCGATGTAACGGAAAAGACTCGCCTCACCGCCTGA
- a CDS encoding TonB-dependent receptor codes for MIARSLLLATVASASFIASNAYAEDVPQPATDAAEQASSPRAEVIIVTARRRQETAQEVPLAISVIRGDSIEATGNFNVVKLQQLAPTLQVYTTNPRNTSVNIRGLGVPFGLTSDGFEQGVGIYVDDVYNSRVAAATFDFLDVSQVEVLRGPQGSLYGKNTTAGAINITTNQPTFDFEGRAELTVGNLNYRQAKAAISGPLSDTIAARLAIASTSRRGTIYNVTTNRWINEQDNLGLRGQLLFKPNDDFSITLSGDYSKQDPECCGTVFVRVGRTQRPLNRQYDALAAAQNYVVPSRNPYDRLTDLDSNLNAGNKIGGVSARIKWDIGPGTLTSVTAWRFWDWKPENDRDFTGLPIVSKSQNPSQQDQYSQEFRYNYEGDKIDFVVGLFGFKQRIDTQGTEQQGAAASKWSLTPSTSPTNIANNPATLAGLTASNTQWLKSTSAALFGQVSWHVNDALTIQPGARLNYDKKSGFYQRVVTNGQGQVISCTPAPAAGTVLAAQCGVYQPQVSAPSDSAWNFTYDLNVNYKIARDILAYATYAKSFKTLGINQNGLPLNADNTVNFDAGTVKPESVNHYEIGLKTQFWDRRATFNLTAYRTDIKNFQATVNGGQFGTVRGYLANAGKVRSQGIEADFKVVASDRFTAYANGAYTDAKYKKFVDAPCPPELSGGTFQSATATPDYSQPGVPGALSPRQCDISGQRLPGVSHWAFSYGAEYNIPVTLLDKEGQAYLGVDGNYRSHWNSNASPSIYTEVKGYALTNFRAGFRGEGFDVFGWVRNAFDVNYIENLQVAPGNTGLIAGQPGDPRTWGGTIKFSF; via the coding sequence ATGATTGCGCGTTCTCTGTTGCTCGCCACCGTGGCGAGCGCATCCTTTATTGCGTCCAATGCTTATGCAGAGGACGTGCCTCAGCCCGCCACAGATGCTGCCGAACAAGCCAGCAGCCCGCGCGCCGAGGTGATCATCGTCACCGCACGCCGTCGCCAGGAAACCGCGCAGGAAGTGCCCCTGGCGATCTCCGTGATCCGTGGCGACAGCATCGAAGCCACCGGCAACTTCAACGTCGTGAAGCTCCAGCAGCTGGCGCCGACGTTGCAGGTCTATACCACCAATCCGCGCAACACCTCGGTCAACATTCGTGGCCTGGGCGTTCCGTTCGGTTTGACCAGCGACGGATTTGAACAGGGCGTCGGCATCTATGTCGATGACGTTTATAATTCGCGCGTCGCCGCCGCGACCTTCGACTTCCTCGACGTTTCGCAGGTTGAAGTGCTGCGTGGGCCGCAGGGCTCGCTCTACGGCAAGAACACCACGGCCGGCGCGATCAACATCACCACCAACCAGCCGACCTTCGATTTCGAAGGCCGCGCCGAACTGACCGTGGGCAACCTCAACTACAGGCAGGCAAAGGCCGCCATATCCGGGCCGCTGTCGGACACCATCGCTGCCCGCCTCGCAATCGCTTCGACCAGCCGCCGTGGCACGATCTACAATGTGACGACGAACCGCTGGATCAACGAACAGGACAATCTGGGCCTCCGTGGCCAGCTGCTGTTCAAGCCGAACGACGACTTCAGCATCACCTTGTCGGGCGACTATAGCAAGCAGGACCCGGAATGCTGCGGCACCGTGTTCGTTCGTGTCGGCCGCACCCAGCGCCCGCTCAACCGTCAGTATGACGCGCTCGCCGCTGCCCAGAATTATGTCGTTCCCAGCCGCAATCCTTATGACCGGCTGACCGATCTCGACAGCAACCTCAATGCTGGTAACAAGATCGGCGGCGTGTCCGCGCGCATCAAGTGGGACATCGGTCCCGGCACGCTGACTTCCGTCACCGCCTGGCGCTTCTGGGACTGGAAGCCGGAAAATGACCGCGACTTCACCGGTCTGCCGATCGTGTCCAAGTCGCAGAACCCCTCGCAGCAGGACCAGTATAGCCAGGAATTCCGCTACAATTACGAAGGAGACAAGATAGACTTCGTCGTCGGCTTGTTCGGCTTCAAGCAGCGGATCGACACGCAGGGTACGGAGCAGCAGGGCGCAGCGGCGAGCAAGTGGAGCCTGACCCCGTCCACCTCACCCACCAATATCGCCAACAACCCTGCGACGCTGGCCGGTTTGACCGCGAGCAACACGCAGTGGCTCAAGAGCACCAGCGCCGCTCTTTTCGGCCAGGTGAGCTGGCATGTGAACGACGCCCTGACCATCCAGCCGGGCGCGCGGCTCAACTATGACAAGAAGTCCGGCTTCTATCAGCGCGTGGTGACCAACGGACAGGGTCAAGTCATCAGTTGCACCCCGGCTCCGGCCGCAGGCACTGTGCTGGCGGCACAGTGCGGCGTATATCAGCCGCAGGTCAGCGCGCCGTCCGACAGCGCCTGGAACTTCACCTATGACCTGAACGTCAACTACAAGATCGCGCGCGACATCCTCGCCTATGCGACCTATGCCAAGAGCTTCAAGACGCTGGGCATCAACCAGAACGGCTTGCCGCTCAACGCCGACAATACGGTCAACTTCGATGCGGGCACGGTGAAGCCGGAATCGGTCAACCATTATGAAATCGGCCTGAAGACCCAGTTCTGGGATCGCCGGGCGACCTTCAACCTCACCGCTTACCGCACCGACATCAAGAATTTCCAGGCGACGGTGAACGGCGGCCAGTTCGGCACCGTGCGCGGTTATTTGGCAAACGCTGGAAAGGTCCGGTCGCAGGGTATCGAGGCCGACTTCAAGGTCGTCGCCAGCGATCGCTTCACCGCCTATGCCAACGGCGCCTACACCGACGCGAAGTACAAGAAGTTCGTCGATGCGCCCTGCCCGCCTGAACTGTCCGGCGGCACGTTCCAATCGGCTACGGCGACGCCTGACTATTCACAGCCCGGTGTTCCTGGCGCCCTCAGCCCGCGTCAGTGCGACATCTCCGGTCAACGCCTGCCCGGCGTATCGCACTGGGCCTTCTCCTACGGCGCGGAATATAACATTCCGGTCACGCTGCTGGACAAGGAAGGTCAGGCGTATCTGGGCGTCGATGGCAATTATCGTTCGCACTGGAATTCGAACGCCTCGCCGTCGATCTATACGGAGGTGAAGGGCTATGCCCTCACCAACTTCCGCGCCGGCTTCCGTGGCGAAGGCTTTGATGTCTTCGGCTGGGTCCGCAACGCCTTCGACGTCAACTATATCGAAAATCTGCAGGTCGCACCCGGCAACACCGGCTTGATCGCTGGTCAGCCCGGCGACCCACGGACCTGGGGCGGGACGATTAAATTCTCGTTCTGA
- the panB gene encoding 3-methyl-2-oxobutanoate hydroxymethyltransferase — MSTTFTLDTSTSRANPTPAPMKRLTVPAIQRRKAEGKTAEPLVMLTAYTARQAQLLDPHCDMLLVGDSLGQVIYGLPSTLPVTLDMMIAHGAAVVRGSYHSLVLVDMPFGSYEASPAHAFASASRVMAETGCAAVKLEGGQAMSETIAFLTQRGIPVMAHVGLTPQAVNALGGYGARGKSQEEHAKIMDDARAVAQAGAFAIVLEGVMEDLAVAITDSLDIPVIGIGASAHCDGQVLVAEDMLGMFERTPRFVKRYENIADTISGAAERYAAEVRNRSFPTPDQVYRPKK, encoded by the coding sequence ATGTCCACCACCTTCACGCTCGACACTTCCACCAGCCGCGCCAATCCCACCCCCGCGCCGATGAAGCGGCTGACCGTTCCCGCCATTCAGCGCCGCAAGGCGGAAGGCAAAACGGCCGAACCGCTGGTGATGTTGACCGCCTACACCGCCCGGCAGGCGCAGCTTCTCGATCCGCATTGCGACATGCTACTGGTCGGCGATTCGCTCGGTCAGGTCATTTACGGCCTGCCTTCGACGCTCCCCGTCACGCTCGACATGATGATCGCCCATGGCGCGGCCGTGGTGCGCGGCAGCTATCATAGCCTCGTCCTCGTCGATATGCCCTTCGGCAGTTACGAAGCATCCCCTGCCCATGCCTTCGCCAGCGCCAGCCGCGTCATGGCCGAAACCGGCTGCGCCGCCGTCAAACTGGAAGGCGGTCAGGCGATGTCCGAAACCATTGCCTTCCTCACCCAGCGCGGCATCCCGGTGATGGCCCATGTCGGCCTCACGCCCCAGGCCGTAAATGCGCTCGGCGGCTATGGCGCGCGCGGCAAAAGCCAGGAAGAACATGCCAAGATCATGGATGACGCCCGCGCCGTCGCCCAGGCTGGAGCCTTCGCTATAGTGCTGGAAGGCGTCATGGAAGACCTCGCCGTCGCCATCACCGACAGCCTGGACATACCCGTCATCGGCATCGGGGCGTCTGCCCATTGCGATGGCCAGGTGCTGGTCGCCGAAGACATGCTCGGCATGTTCGAACGCACCCCCCGCTTCGTCAAACGCTATGAAAATATCGCCGACACCATCAGCGGCGCGGCCGAGCGTTACGCCGCTGAAGTGCGCAATCGCAGCTTTCCCACCCCAGATCAGGTCTATCGGCCCAAAAAGTGA
- a CDS encoding tetratricopeptide repeat protein, which translates to MALTPQNSEAFMREVDEAVRQDQLLTFWQRFGRWIVAAVVIGLVAFAGWLYWQHHSATRSQAVSEEMDKVIATAVGGGTPDAKQLDALADASQPGFRASALLVKAGTAARKGDSKAAIAAYKAMAQDSSLDQPYRDLALIRQTTLEFEALQPQQVVDRLKPLAVEGAPWFGSAGEMVAIAYMKMRKPDLAGPLFAAMAKDASVPQSIRSRARQMAGLLGIDAVETPAEPGQG; encoded by the coding sequence GTGGCCCTGACGCCGCAAAACAGCGAAGCCTTCATGCGCGAGGTCGATGAGGCCGTCCGCCAGGATCAGCTGCTGACCTTCTGGCAGCGCTTCGGCCGCTGGATCGTCGCGGCCGTCGTCATTGGCCTCGTGGCGTTCGCCGGCTGGCTCTACTGGCAGCATCATAGCGCCACCCGATCGCAAGCCGTTTCGGAAGAGATGGACAAGGTGATCGCCACGGCAGTGGGCGGCGGAACGCCCGACGCCAAGCAGCTCGACGCCCTTGCCGACGCCAGCCAGCCCGGCTTCCGCGCCTCGGCCCTTTTGGTGAAGGCTGGGACCGCGGCACGCAAGGGCGACAGCAAGGCTGCCATCGCCGCCTACAAGGCGATGGCGCAGGACAGCTCCCTGGATCAGCCCTATCGCGACCTCGCCCTGATCCGCCAGACGACGCTGGAATTTGAAGCGCTACAGCCCCAGCAGGTGGTCGATCGCTTGAAGCCCCTTGCGGTGGAAGGCGCGCCATGGTTCGGCAGCGCGGGCGAAATGGTCGCGATCGCCTATATGAAAATGCGCAAGCCCGATCTCGCCGGCCCGCTGTTCGCGGCTATGGCGAAGGATGCGAGCGTGCCTCAGTCGATCCGTTCACGCGCGCGACAGATGGCGGGACTATTGGGGATTGATGCGGTCGAAACGCCGGCTGAGCCTGGACAGGGATGA
- a CDS encoding PQQ-like beta-propeller repeat protein has product MGMHSMTKFAGTRRALTVAAMVALLAGCGIIGGKKGGPKTPVVGNRMSILTNEQGVEVDPTLADVPVSLPEAYANDQWSQPGGSPAKAMGHLALGASPATSWTTSIEGSTPRARLASSPVVANGKLYVIDAGAHVLAFDAASGAKLWQTSLPAEGSGRSLFGGGVSIVDDKLYASTGVGDVAALNAANGSILWKKRPGGPLRGAPTLANGHVYVMGQDNQIFALNQTDGEVQWTDSGTLQVTGVFGVAAPAAAQGTVIAGYSSGELTAYRYENGRTLWGDALSRTSISTAVASLTDIDANPVIDRGRVFAIGQGGRMASYELVSGQRLWEINVAGISTPWVAGEWVFVVTSDAKLLCVARATGKIRWISQLRRWEKEKKKANAIRWTGPVLAGGRLILVSTHGDLNYVDPATGAVQSTVDMDRSMSLSPVVANNMLYILADDGRLTALR; this is encoded by the coding sequence ATGGGGATGCACAGCATGACGAAATTTGCGGGCACGCGCCGCGCCCTGACCGTGGCTGCGATGGTCGCCCTCTTGGCGGGCTGCGGCATCATCGGCGGCAAGAAGGGCGGGCCCAAGACACCCGTGGTCGGCAACCGCATGTCAATCCTGACCAACGAACAGGGCGTGGAGGTTGATCCAACCTTGGCTGATGTGCCTGTGTCGCTGCCGGAAGCCTACGCCAATGATCAATGGTCGCAGCCGGGCGGCTCCCCGGCGAAGGCTATGGGCCATCTTGCCCTTGGCGCATCGCCCGCAACCAGCTGGACCACGTCGATCGAGGGCAGCACGCCCAGGGCGCGCCTCGCCTCGTCGCCGGTCGTGGCCAACGGCAAGCTCTATGTCATCGATGCCGGCGCCCATGTCTTGGCATTCGACGCCGCCAGCGGCGCCAAGCTGTGGCAGACCTCGCTCCCGGCCGAGGGTAGCGGCCGCTCCCTGTTCGGCGGCGGTGTCAGCATTGTCGATGACAAACTTTATGCGAGCACAGGCGTCGGCGACGTAGCCGCTCTTAATGCCGCGAACGGCTCGATCCTGTGGAAGAAGCGTCCCGGCGGCCCGCTCCGCGGCGCGCCGACGCTCGCCAACGGTCATGTCTATGTCATGGGCCAGGACAATCAGATTTTCGCTCTGAACCAAACCGATGGCGAAGTGCAATGGACCGATAGCGGAACGCTGCAGGTGACCGGCGTGTTCGGCGTCGCGGCTCCCGCCGCCGCGCAGGGCACTGTGATCGCGGGCTACAGCTCGGGCGAACTGACTGCCTATCGCTATGAAAATGGCCGTACCCTGTGGGGCGACGCCCTTTCCCGCACCAGCATTTCGACGGCAGTCGCCAGCCTCACCGACATCGACGCCAATCCGGTGATCGACCGCGGCCGCGTATTCGCCATAGGTCAGGGCGGCCGCATGGCCTCCTATGAATTGGTAAGTGGCCAGCGCCTGTGGGAAATCAACGTCGCAGGCATTTCGACCCCATGGGTCGCGGGCGAATGGGTGTTTGTCGTCACCAGCGACGCCAAGCTGCTCTGCGTCGCCCGCGCGACCGGCAAGATCCGCTGGATCAGCCAACTGCGCCGCTGGGAAAAGGAAAAGAAGAAGGCCAATGCGATCCGCTGGACCGGCCCTGTGCTGGCGGGGGGACGGCTGATCCTTGTATCCACGCATGGCGATCTGAACTATGTCGATCCGGCGACCGGGGCGGTCCAGAGCACGGTCGATATGGATCGGTCCATGTCGCTGTCGCCCGTCGTCGCCAACAACATGCTCTATATTCTGGCTGATGACGGCCGCCTGACGGCGCTTCGTTAA
- the der gene encoding ribosome biogenesis GTPase Der codes for MLPTVAIVGRPNVGKSTLFNRLVGKKLALVDDQPGVTRDRREGQANLLGVDFTIIDTAGYEDEDPQTLPGRMRLQTQAAVESADVALFLMDARAGVTPLDEEIARWLREGDLPVVLVANKAEGRQGNDGVMEAFSLGLGEPVPLSAEHGQGMADLFQALLPYVDREEEEVEEAEPSEADLEAAPLKLAIVGRPNAGKSTLINRLLGENRLLTGPEAGITRDSIAVDWKWTSPDGEERPVRLIDTAGMRKRAKVQDKLEKLAVSDGLNAVNFAEVVVLLLDSTRGLEAQDLRIADKVIEEGRALVVALNKWDTVENGSALYQGIKQALSDGLAQIRGVPIMTVSGATGKGLDDLIRVAFETRTSWSQRVSTGILNRWFERALEANPPPAPGGKRIKLRYITQNKTRPPTFVLFGTRLDELPESYRRYLVNGIRKELGFGAVPVRLTLRSARNPYATK; via the coding sequence ATGCTGCCCACTGTTGCCATTGTCGGACGGCCCAATGTGGGCAAGTCCACCCTTTTCAACCGGCTCGTCGGCAAGAAGCTGGCGCTGGTCGATGACCAGCCCGGCGTCACGCGCGACCGGCGCGAGGGGCAGGCGAACCTGCTCGGCGTCGATTTCACGATCATCGACACTGCGGGCTATGAGGATGAGGATCCTCAGACCCTCCCCGGCCGTATGCGCCTTCAGACGCAGGCGGCGGTTGAAAGCGCTGACGTAGCCCTTTTCCTGATGGACGCCCGCGCGGGCGTCACCCCGCTCGACGAGGAGATCGCCCGCTGGCTGCGCGAAGGCGATCTACCGGTGGTGCTGGTCGCCAACAAGGCGGAAGGCAGGCAGGGCAATGATGGCGTCATGGAGGCATTCAGCCTCGGCCTCGGCGAACCTGTTCCCCTTTCGGCGGAACATGGCCAGGGCATGGCCGATCTGTTCCAGGCTCTCCTTCCCTATGTCGATCGCGAGGAAGAGGAAGTAGAGGAAGCGGAGCCGAGCGAGGCCGACCTGGAGGCCGCGCCGCTCAAGCTCGCCATCGTTGGCCGCCCAAACGCGGGCAAATCGACGCTCATCAACCGCCTGCTTGGCGAGAACCGCCTGCTCACCGGCCCCGAAGCCGGGATCACGCGTGACAGCATCGCGGTCGATTGGAAATGGACGAGTCCGGACGGCGAAGAACGGCCGGTCAGGCTGATCGATACGGCCGGCATGCGCAAGCGCGCCAAGGTGCAGGACAAGCTGGAAAAGCTCGCCGTTTCGGACGGTCTGAACGCTGTGAACTTCGCTGAAGTCGTCGTTCTTCTGCTCGACTCCACACGCGGCCTGGAGGCGCAGGACCTGCGCATCGCGGATAAGGTGATCGAGGAAGGGCGCGCACTCGTCGTCGCGCTCAACAAATGGGACACGGTGGAAAACGGATCGGCCCTTTATCAGGGCATCAAGCAGGCGCTCTCGGACGGACTAGCGCAGATACGCGGCGTTCCCATCATGACCGTCTCGGGCGCCACGGGTAAGGGGCTGGACGACCTGATCCGCGTCGCCTTCGAAACCCGCACCTCCTGGTCGCAGCGCGTGTCCACCGGCATCCTCAATCGCTGGTTCGAACGCGCGCTGGAAGCCAATCCACCCCCTGCTCCCGGCGGCAAGCGGATCAAGCTGCGCTACATTACGCAGAACAAGACACGGCCGCCCACCTTCGTGCTGTTTGGCACTCGCCTCGATGAACTGCCGGAAAGCTATCGCCGCTATCTCGTCAACGGCATTCGCAAGGAACTGGGCTTCGGGGCTGTGCCAGTGCGGCTGACCCTGCGCAGCGCGCGCAATCCTTATGCCACCAAGTGA
- a CDS encoding sulfurtransferase TusA family protein, whose translation MPPSEPLHVDARGMKCPWPALRAARAMRAADAVTIEADDPNAAYELEALTQQQGWKFLAIATHRFELTR comes from the coding sequence ATGCCACCAAGTGAGCCCCTTCATGTCGATGCCAGAGGCATGAAATGTCCCTGGCCCGCCCTGCGCGCCGCCCGCGCAATGCGCGCGGCCGATGCGGTGACGATCGAAGCCGACGATCCCAACGCCGCTTACGAGCTGGAGGCGCTGACCCAGCAACAAGGCTGGAAGTTCCTAGCGATCGCAACACATCGCTTTGAACTGACGCGATAA
- a CDS encoding Hpt domain-containing protein, which produces MSYQEAELVNQADLAKSRSELGSAFLRILGYFREDGDKAISAIEKAIRERSAVALVTPAHTLKGESAQFGAHRLSSMAERIEMVARRCVETREGPDELIEIVVGLRPCFTETMSLLDRDSNPLVARRPATFGRRGDAPQGFGRAI; this is translated from the coding sequence GTGTCATATCAAGAGGCAGAACTGGTCAATCAGGCCGATCTCGCCAAGTCGAGGTCGGAGCTCGGCAGCGCATTTCTGCGAATTCTCGGCTATTTCCGGGAAGATGGCGACAAGGCTATCAGCGCGATCGAAAAGGCGATCCGCGAACGCAGCGCCGTCGCGCTTGTAACGCCTGCTCATACACTGAAGGGTGAATCGGCGCAGTTCGGCGCTCACCGGCTCAGCAGCATGGCCGAACGGATCGAGATGGTCGCGCGGCGCTGCGTGGAAACACGAGAAGGGCCGGATGAACTGATCGAAATCGTCGTCGGCCTGCGCCCCTGCTTTACCGAGACGATGTCCCTGCTTGATCGGGACTCCAATCCGCTGGTCGCGCGCCGCCCTGCCACTTTCGGCCGCCGTGGTGATGCGCCGCAGGGTTTCGGCCGGGCAATCTAA